TACTGGCTGCGGTGGGCCTCGTCAGCGATGACGACGATGTTCCGGCGGTCCGAGAGGAGGGGATGCTCCTCCTCGCCCTTCTCGGGGAAGAACTTCTGGATCGTGGTGAAGACGACCCCGCCCGAGGATACCGAGAGGAGCTGGCGCAGGTGCTCGCGGTCCTCCGCCTGCACGGGCTTCTGCCGCAGGAGGTCGTGGCAGCGGGAGAAGGTGCCGAAGAGCTGGTCGTCGAGGTCGTTGCGGTCCGTGATGACCACCACCGTCGGATTCTCCATGGCCGGGTGGAGCACGATCTGGCCGGCGTAGAAGACCATGGTGAGGCTCTTGCCCGATCCCTGGGTGTGCCAGACGACACCGCAGCGCTGGTCCCCCTCGGGGCCAGCCGCCTGGACCGTCGCCTCCACGGCACGGCGAACGGCGTGGAACTGGTGGTAGCCGGCCATCTTCTTGGCGATGGTGCCCTTCACATCTTCTTCGAACGCGATGAAGTGCTGGAGGAGGTCCAGGAAGCGGCGCTTCTCGCAGACGCCGTTGACGAGCACCTCCAGCTCTGGCATCGCCTCCGGGGCCAGAGTATCGCCCTCGATGGTCCGCCAGCGGAGAAACCACTCGATGTTAGCCGTCAGGGTCCCGATGCGGGCGTCCATGCCGTCGGAGATGACCAGCATCTCGTTGTAGGCGAAGAGGCCCGGGATCTGCTGCTTGTAGGTCTGGAGCTGGTTGTAGGCGGCGCCGAGGGTGGCGTTCTCATCGGCAGGGTTCTTGAGCTCCATCACGAGCAGGGGGAGGCCGTTGAGGAAGAGCACGATGTCAGGGCGACGGTGGTGCTGGCCTTCCTTTACGGCGAACTGGTTCACAACAAGCCAGTCGTTCTCGTCGGGGTGCTGGAAGTCCACGAGGCGGACCCGATCGCCGGCAACGGAGCCATCCTTTCTCCTGTACTCGACTTCAACGCCATCGACGAGCATGCGGTGGAAGGAGCGGTTGTTGATGATCAGCGAGGGGGAATCGGGATGGATTACCTTTCGGAAGGCATCTTCGCGGGCTTCAGGGGTGATGTCGGGGTTGAGGCAGTGAATAGCCTGCTTGAGGCGGTCGTGCAGGATGACCTGGGTGAAGTCATCCCTTTCTGCGAGAGGTTCGCCGGGGGCGATGGAGGGACCGAAAAGGACGGAATAGCCGAGGTTCTGGAACCAAGTGAGAGCTAGTTCCTCCACATCAAACTCTGTGATGGAGGTTGTCACTTCCTCACCTTGGATCGAGACTCGTATTTGCTATTTGTAATATCCGACTTTACGTAGTCATCATCGAGAATCCGCAGAATAGTCCAGATGCTCTGTTCGTCCACCCTTAACTTACCGTCATCAGTGAATCCCAATGTCAAATTGAATTCATCTACCACTCTACGAATCTTATCCCGATCCATCTGGTCGATCTGACTGTTTTTTAGAACTCGTGCGAGTTTTCGGATTTTTCTTGCGTCGGTTGTACAACATTCAAATATCTTCCCGCAATCATCAAAAAATTCCTTCGCGGAGAGATATTCTTCTTTATTTTGAACCTCCACCAGATAGAAGTCAATAAAGCTGAATAACGACTCGAATTGAGACTTATGAAATACCAAAACCTCGGGGAGGATTGTTTGTGTTTGGGGAGTAGGTGGTCTCATCAGCAGTGCTGCGTCATAAACAGAATCAAGGGCTAAGATGTTTTCATTCAACGTGGAAAATTGGCCATCTCGAAAAATTACAGCAAGTTTACCTTTCTCCATCAGCTTTTTGGGAGAATATTTCCTGAAGAAAAACACTGTGATGTTACCAGTCTCTATCTTTACAATATATCCAAATACCTTGTTAAAGTCATCCTTCGTGATAACGCTCAACCGAGGATTGGCCGTACTCGATAGAAAGGATGGGAGATTTGGAACATCGTCATTTTTTATCTTCTCTATTATCGGGCTATCGGAATAGGGAAGAATTCCGTATTCCATGTATTGAGGATTTTTTTCATGGAGACGGATCATCTGGGACAGTGCATTGCGTCTCAGTTCTTCTCCGATGTCCGGATGAATTCTGGCTTTGAAAAATTCGTACGTAACTTCTTTGGTTGTTTGGTTTTTGTTTTTCTTTGCAAAATAAAGATTTACATTTTCTTTGTGAGACTGGTTGATATATCCAATAAGTTCAGCGATCATTTCAATTCTCCCATGCTATGCCCTCATCGATTTCCCAAACCTCGATTCTATCGCTTTTTGAAATTTTCCTTTTCGCTATTATGGTAATTTCGGTTTTAGTCTCCTCACAACCAAGGGAAGGCTTACAAACCTCCAGGCTGTAAAGGCTGTAGCCAAAGAAGAAAAGGAGCGGATTTATATAAAGGAGTTCAGATTGAACGTAAACCACAAAGATGATCACTAAAAGAATTGCCAGTGCGATTGAATCCTGCCACTTAGAAA
This genomic interval from Methanomicrobiales archaeon contains the following:
- a CDS encoding DUF4868 domain-containing protein; the encoded protein is MIAELIGYINQSHKENVNLYFAKKNKNQTTKEVTYEFFKARIHPDIGEELRRNALSQMIRLHEKNPQYMEYGILPYSDSPIIEKIKNDDVPNLPSFLSSTANPRLSVITKDDFNKVFGYIVKIETGNITVFFFRKYSPKKLMEKGKLAVIFRDGQFSTLNENILALDSVYDAALLMRPPTPQTQTILPEVLVFHKSQFESLFSFIDFYLVEVQNKEEYLSAKEFFDDCGKIFECCTTDARKIRKLARVLKNSQIDQMDRDKIRRVVDEFNLTLGFTDDGKLRVDEQSIWTILRILDDDYVKSDITNSKYESRSKVRK